The [Limnothrix rosea] IAM M-220 genome segment AAGTACAATCTTTTACTCGTCACGACTGCTCCTCCTTTTCTGCCCGTTATCGGTTATCTCCTAAACTTCTTCTTCAACGTCCCTTACATTTGCTTGGTTTACGATATTCATCCCGACATTTCAGTTGAGCTCGGTATGATTCGCCGCGACCACCCCATCGTTAAAATTTGGACTTGGCTAAACAAGCAAGTATGGCGAAATTCTAAGGAAATCATCGTTTTAAGCAGCAATATGAAAGATCGAATTGTTGCTCACTGTCCTGAAGTTGAAAACAAAATTGCAGTCATTCATAGCTGGGCAGATCCTCAAAAGATTTATCCAATCGAAAAGAAAGAAAACTGGTTTGCACAAAAGCATAATTTAGTTGAGAAATTCACAGTTCTCTATTCCGGAAACATGGGTCGTTGCCACGACATTGACACGATGTTTAAAGCCGCTCTTGCATTAAAAGATGAGCCTATTCAGTTTGTTTGCATCGGCAAAGGCGCAAAACAAGACACACTAAAAGCAAAGATCAAACAGCACGGATTAACTAACTTCGTTTTCCTTCCTTATCAAGACAAGAAAGACTTAACCTACTCTTTAACTGCTAGCGATTTGGCTTTAGTAAGTGTTAGTGAAGGCATGGAAGGCTTAGTTGCACCTAGTAAAGTTTATGGTTACCTAGCGAGTGGCCGCCCCATCGCGGCAATTTGCCCAGAATCTACTTATTTAAACAAAATGCTTGAGGAAGGGAACTGTGGTGCAGGCTTTAGAAACGGTGACGCGCAAGGCTTAGCACAGTACATCTTGGAACTAAGTCAAGACCAAGAAAAAGCGAAAGCCCTTGGTGAATCGGCAAGAAATTATCTCGAAAACAACTTTTCCCCTGCGGCGATCGCCAATCAATACAACGCAGTATTACAAAAAAAAGAAGCCGTTGACTTTGAAAGCTTCGGCAGTGATTTCATCAAGAAAACATCCTTCTACCTATAAAAACTACACCTCGGCCGGCAAAAAAAGTTCAGATTTAAATCAAATATCAAGCAGGGTTCTAGAAATATCTAGAGCCTTTTTTTATAAATATTTACTAAAAACAAAAAGTGAGTTGCCACCAAGCACTTAAACATAAATTCTTAAGTAATTATTATCATGAATCGGAAGATAGATAGATGTTATGTGAAAATACGGTGAAGTTCGAGAAAAAGTATTGCTCAATCAAAATTTGGTGCGTATAATGAAGACAAGAAACAAATCAATGTAGATAGAGCTTCTAAGAGTTCTATTCTTCCCTACTTAACCAGAAACGAGGTTATCTAAAACAATGAATTTTATCGGCAACAAATTAATTCACGCTGCTCTTCTCGCTGCAACTGTATCTGTCGTTGCTACAGCTCCTGCACAGGCACTCAACCTTAAGGGTAGTTTGGGCTTCGTCGGCGGAGTTGACATTACTTCCACTGGCGATGGCGATGACTTCGATTTTGCTTTCCTAAACCCCAGTGTCATCCTCCGTGCAGAAGACGATTTTGCTCCAGCGGGCGACTCAATTGATTTCACTAATTTTTCAATTGTTGATGCTGGTATTGGTGGCACAATTGATCCTTTCATTACAGGAATTGCATCTTCCAAAGGTGATGTCAATTTTGTCCTCGAAAACATTGGTAGCTTCATGAACAATGGTTCAACCATTGAGTTTACCCTCGCTGGTTATTTCACTGATGGTGCTGGTAACTTCGGTGGTACTGGTACATTTAGTGGTGATTTTGATATTACTACAGGGACTTTCTCTGGTGGCTTGACTGCAGTCCCCACTCCTGCAGCTGTACTTCCTGTTGTTGCTGGTCTTTTCGGTGCTGCATCTCGCAAGAAGCAAGAAGAGGAAGCATAGACTCATTATTGGCTAAATACTCATGATTTACCGATTTATTTAGTCTTTAATTAGAGTAAAAGTATTGAGCAAATAATCTCTAATGTTCTGCATAGCTGTTGGAAGCGCTTTAATGAAAGGAAACTTTTATGGAGCGCTTTTGTTTTTTATTTTGTTTGTAAAGGTCGTATCACTCTGATTTTGGCAATGTACAATCGTATAGGTAGATGCAAGGCTGATTCTATACGGTTAGCTACTATCGCTTCAGTTTTTACTTTTAAAAAATGACATATAACATTGATCAAACGCAGCAACCCACAGCTGGTGGTGGAGGATATAGTGCGAAAAATATTGCCAAGATTGTCGGACTAGTCTGCACCATCGGTTTTATTTTCGACATGCTGATCCTATTTTTGCCACCTCAGCTTGGTAATGTGACATGGCGCATTGGCATAGAACAGGAATTTGCGAATCGCAGTATTATTTTCCTCTTTGGTATTGCTTTACTTGCTTTCAGTGGTGTGGGCGTAGCCAAAGGAAAGAGTCGACTCCTCCTAATCTCTCGTACTTCTTTAATCGCTGGGATTGCATTTTTCTTAATCAGTTTGATTGCGATCGCCGATGCAGTACAACTACAAAACCAAGCATTGGGCAATATTGACAACAGAGAGAGCGAAATTCAGCAGCAAATTAGGGATGCCGAACGGAATCCGGAAAATTTGCGTGAAGGCGTCAATGTTGAAGATCTCCAACGTATTTCCGACGAACTCACAAGGCAAGCAGAAGAACGCCGTAATCGTGCCCGAAGAGCGGCGGTTAAAACAGCTGTTTCTAACGTAGGCAATTTAATTCTGGTGGGCGCTGGATTAATTGGTATCGGACGCAGCGGTTCCCGTCTTGCGAAAAACGGGTAATTAGAGCAAAGACACGCATACAAAGCCAATGAAAAAAATCAATTTAAATCTCGGCAACAAAGTCCAATCAACAGCTCAATATTTATTTCAGCAGGGTAATAAGTCATGGCACAACAGATTCATCGCCTTCGGTTGGCTTGCCATGTGTCTGTTTATTCCCTTGTGGATTTATGATATTGTGCTTGGCACAATTAACGGTGCTGCAAGTTTATTGCTAGTCGCTTTAGCCGGGTTCGGTTTTTTTCAGCTGTGGCAAAAGCGGGAACAATTATCGCAACTTAAAGCATCCGAAGAAGACAAAATTCTTGGTTACATCCTGATTAGCGTGGCGATCGCCGCTGTGCCTTTCTGTTTGTCTGTCGAATGGCATCAGAAGATTATTTTTTATATTTTTCTCACAGGTACAGCTTTCAGCACATGGGGTTTCGGATTCTTTAAAAGATATCCCTTACCTACTTTTTTGATTTTTATGGGATTTTTTCCCCAGCCAACGATTTTCGGAAAAATGGTGTGGACAGCATTTACACCAGAAGCAGGACTAGAACGATTTATGGCCATAGCAGGAGCTGCAGGCTTAAAAGTAATTGGTCAAACACCCAGTGTGCAATGGGATATCATTAGTCTGCCAGATGGATCTGTGCGCGTAGACTGGGGCTGTAGTGGCTTTGACCTTGCAACGATTGCCGCAGTGACCAGTTTGCTGCTTGGGATTTTTTGGAAGCAACCCATGTGGAAAACATCGTTATTTGTCCTAATGGGTATTGCTTTTAGTCTGATCGCAAATGTCCCTCGCATTATGCTAATGACGTTGGCTTCCGTGTATTGGGGTCCTGAATCCTTTGAGTTTTGGCATGGTTTTTGGGGAGGGCAAATCTTTCTCTCTATACTTTTTACAGTCCACTACTATGCAATGCTCGCTTTACTAGACTGGAATCCTTTTAAAGCCAATAAAGTAACCACGGGATAAAAGACCTCGGCAGTTTTAGTGGATGAAATCACTCGAATATTTAACGGCTAGTTAGACAAAAATACTGAATATTACTTTGATACTTAGGCTCCTAAATTTGAAGATTTAGGGGTCTTTTTATCGCAAGGATTAGCAGATTAAAAGCAAGATTCAAAGTCCCTATGGCATAAAAAATACATCACAAACAAGCCAAGTAATGGGATCTAGCCCACATTCTGCTAGTTGAGAAGCCGAAACAATA includes the following:
- a CDS encoding PTPA-CTERM sorting domain-containing protein, which translates into the protein MNFIGNKLIHAALLAATVSVVATAPAQALNLKGSLGFVGGVDITSTGDGDDFDFAFLNPSVILRAEDDFAPAGDSIDFTNFSIVDAGIGGTIDPFITGIASSKGDVNFVLENIGSFMNNGSTIEFTLAGYFTDGAGNFGGTGTFSGDFDITTGTFSGGLTAVPTPAAVLPVVAGLFGAASRKKQEEEA
- a CDS encoding glycosyltransferase family 4 protein; translated protein: MTVSRNISSKKIYDRSLIRFLPWVRQQETATDSSTKLSVVTQFFPPDYAATGQLIEELVKHLGRQGMSIDVFTGQPGYAYQSDAAAKEEILESGVRVRRSNITKFGSKRLRGALLGGLLFSFRAIAHIVANYRKYNLLLVTTAPPFLPVIGYLLNFFFNVPYICLVYDIHPDISVELGMIRRDHPIVKIWTWLNKQVWRNSKEIIVLSSNMKDRIVAHCPEVENKIAVIHSWADPQKIYPIEKKENWFAQKHNLVEKFTVLYSGNMGRCHDIDTMFKAALALKDEPIQFVCIGKGAKQDTLKAKIKQHGLTNFVFLPYQDKKDLTYSLTASDLALVSVSEGMEGLVAPSKVYGYLASGRPIAAICPESTYLNKMLEEGNCGAGFRNGDAQGLAQYILELSQDQEKAKALGESARNYLENNFSPAAIANQYNAVLQKKEAVDFESFGSDFIKKTSFYL
- the crtC gene encoding cyanoexosortase C, which gives rise to MKKINLNLGNKVQSTAQYLFQQGNKSWHNRFIAFGWLAMCLFIPLWIYDIVLGTINGAASLLLVALAGFGFFQLWQKREQLSQLKASEEDKILGYILISVAIAAVPFCLSVEWHQKIIFYIFLTGTAFSTWGFGFFKRYPLPTFLIFMGFFPQPTIFGKMVWTAFTPEAGLERFMAIAGAAGLKVIGQTPSVQWDIISLPDGSVRVDWGCSGFDLATIAAVTSLLLGIFWKQPMWKTSLFVLMGIAFSLIANVPRIMLMTLASVYWGPESFEFWHGFWGGQIFLSILFTVHYYAMLALLDWNPFKANKVTTG